ATGAACAATTAGTCTCAAAATAGGAGATCTAATAATTATTAAACTGCTAATTAATGTAAAAGACAGAATGTTAGAGGGTAAATTATTCCAGTCAGATGGAGCCTTAAACATTAAAGTTTActtccattttcttttgaacCTCTTGGAACAAAGATCAAAGGTTTATAAACTGttttagatcattttatttataagtggactctttttctttctgtgtgtaaCAAACCTCATATAAAGGCGTCTCCATAACTTTGTGCAGCAACATGTTGGAAACAGAGTGAAGTCAGTGGATCCATTCTCTGAACCACAGCGCCACCTAGAGGTAAGAACAAAGAGGTTCTTCATATAGAACCTTTAAagtttaaacatgaaaacatgaagtCCTCAGTTAAGAGTTTACATTATGAcaataattaacaataattacacacaagttgttaaaaaaaagctgattctgatgtttgcatatttacattttagtgtttCGGTCaaacaaattaatataaattTCAATAAGAGaccagaattattattattattattattattattattattattattattattattattattattattattattattattattattattattactgatattgtggataaaacaaacatttacatcacAGAGCACTGAgataaaacatatgaaaaatataagacacaaatatataatataatataatataatccaacataaaatcaaattctataaaataacatataatatagtaaaataaaatgatctaaaaaaaaaaaaatatataataaaataaaatattattatataaaaatataataaaaaaataataaatataatataatataatataatataatataatatgtttatttatttgttcagcaGTTACCAGGACAACGCCCGATGTGTTTCTGTAATGTAGAATATTTGTAACGCATCATGGGTGGATTATGAGACAACAGTTGTCTagacacagacatacagaaGACGTCTttatgtagttgttttgtgtctatttgtagttctttggtctttttataggtattttttgtctgttatgcctctctttgtagttattttgcatctccttgtagttgtttttgtcctttttagttattttgtctctgttttgcttttctctgtagttgttttgcctGTCTTTATAGCTTTTGTATGTCTCTTTGTGCCCTTCTGTGTCTCTTTATTGTACATTTGTAtccttttgtgtctctgtagttgttttgtgtctctgtagttgttttgtctctctgtagttgttttgtgtctctctgtagttgttgtgtgtctctctgtagttgttttgtgtctctctgtagttgttttgtgtctctgtagttgttgtgtgtctctctgtagttgtttgtgtctctctgtagttgttttgtgtctctctgtagttgttttgtgtctctctgtagttgttttgtctctctgtagttgttttgtctctctgtagttgttttggtgtctgtagttgttttgtctctctgtagttgttgtgtgtctctctgtagttgttttgtgtctctctgtagttgttttgtgtctctctgtagttgttttagTCTCTTCATAGTCTTATTTCTGTTTGTAATAATGTTTTGcccttttgtttctctgtttatttgttttatgactcgttctgtctcttcctggttggtttgtgtctctttgagtgatATTTTATTGGTGAAGGTCAGTGGGgcccctgacactttgggcccctgaGCTTGTGTCCAGTTGGCCctttcagtaatccatccatgatACAAACACTCTGCTTAGCTTTAAAAgaaccagcaggtggcagtaaAAGACCAGGAATACAAAACACTCCTCTTCAGGAAGTCTTCCCATCttactgagcatgctcagttcTACCCAGACTGGGCTTGTTGctgcatgtgtgtaaatgtttaaCTGTAGTGTTTGTGTTCAGACTTTAGTCCCTCAGGAGCCTCACACTTGTGCAGAATGGTGAGTTTCACTTCATTACGTTTAAACTCGACTGCATTTAAAGCAGATAAACAGAAGAAGACTTGGTGGTTTAAAGTGCAGGTTTGTTTCCTGTGATGTCCAGACTCTAGAAAGTAAGAAAAGACTGCAGGTTCTCATAGAAAGGTTTCATCTTTACACCATAAAGTGATCTGTCTACTGTGGTTAATAGACAATAATAAGCCTCGTGCTTTTAGAAATGATGTGAATGTTGTTTGAAAAAGCAATAAACACtaaacattatttattcctGGATGttttcagctgctgcagatTCTTAACACAGAAAACTAAACTATTCTCAAGTGTCTCATGAGCCATTTAACCACCTGTACTGCTGCATAATAcgcataaaaaatgaattaaacctTGTTCTGTTACCATTTACAGgccatttataaaataaatatgtaattgaGTTTGAGTCCTGAAACTGTAGCTTCTTTAAAGTCCTAAAAGTTTAATTTTCTCAGCAGAGTCTGTCACGTCAATAAGTTTTATCATTTCTATgtggcttttctttatttatgagAATCACTATGTCTTCTTACTTCCTTGAAATCTTTCATCGTGAATTTATGTCAATTTCAGTGGAAAACTggttaaaaaaactgaatgaaatggGACTTTTAAACGATTAATTGTGATGATTATTAGATATGATTATTGAAGTTAGTTCACAcatggaaataaatgtaaagtaatgtcaTGTTCACTCCGCCTCTCTGGAACACTGAGAGCCCCCCCAtgcaggaggtcagaggtcatgctTGTGTTTGGTTAAACACAGTGATCCTGTTAAAGATCTGAatggaccacacacacacacacacacacacacacacacacacacacacacacacacacacacacacacacacacacacacacacacacattaaagtgaAACCGCATTGTGATGATAATCtctaaagtaaaagtcctgcattaaaaaactTACTGAAGTAAAATGACTGAAGTAATATCacctaaatgtacttaaagtaaaagtactgatagtgcagtaaaatgttccctgtcagtgttttacaataatatcttgttattatttctgctgcattaatgtgtacgtattatgtaatgtgtatttttttaactcCTTAATATATCTTGTTGTTAAGCCTAATctacattaatgcattttattctATGAGATCatcatgtttaataaataataaataataagataagCTCCATTTTTGTGTTACAAGTTGATGAtggacaacaaaaaacatgacaaatgatgaatatatatcaaaggtaaataaatgtgtttacagcttaaagtggctttttctctctattatagtttttacattttaagttatAGGcccaatgtgttttatttattcataaataaacatatgaacaaaaaatgaacaaagaaccaggacatgtttatttttaagaattatgtgaatgatataaataaaaacaaataaaaccttttcttttttttctcccagacTTCAGCAGGAGGAGGGTCGACTCTGGAGGTCCACGCGGTCCGGTTTGGTCCGGGTCAGGAGCTGATGGGGTCTCTACAGGCGTTCGTGGAGGAGAGGCGACTCCGAGCGCCGTTCATCATCACCTGTGTGGGAAGCGTTACCAAGGCAACGCTCCGGCTGGCCAACGCCacagcaacaaacacaaacgAGGTACCTGAGATTCATCCAGCTTCAGTTTTCAGACTTTCTCTGCTTtaacttttgtctttgtttgtcttttttctgacTTGTGTTTTAAAGACAGGAACCCAAAATAGTGAGTAAAATCACACAAGCGCCTAAAAAATTTTTCAAATCTTTGGtgatgattattaaaaaaatatctcaaatatTGTTTCACTATTTAAACACACTATTTCTTTTTACGTTTTATTTAAAGTCTATTTATGTCGTTTTCTAAATcacttaatattttattaatttgtatttgtatttcttttatttaaagaaataaaataaaatacggTCTAGAGACAGCAGTAAAATAAGTCCAGTTTTTCATAAAATTCCcatattttgaattattcattattgAATTAGAAAATTACACAAAGTTACGcttagaaatatgaaaaacatatatagtACACAGTAGTGGAAGAAgaactctgttacaagtaaaaatcCTATATCCAAAAAATATcctgtaaataaagttttgttcctgtaaataaaagtaagttactgtaaataaagtaatctaactatataaataaaatgatgttgctaataataaagtcatgttaatataaataaaatacattttatgtcataaaatgatgttaatatgaaaaattataaagtaatttgactaaaaataaagttatttgacTATAAATACAATTGTGTtgatataaataaagtgatgttgctttaaataaagttgggactaaaacattttctgactATAAGTAAAGTTATGtaactgtataaataaagttatattaatGGTGTTAAATAATCCAGAGGGTTTCACCTTCTCCCTCAGGTGATCCACCTCAGCGGGCGGTTCGAGATCGTCTCTCTGGTCGGCACTCTGAACCGAGACGCCCACGTCCACATCTGTCTGTCGGACGGCGAGGGCCGGACGGTCGGGGGTCACGTGATCGGAGACCTGGAGGTGTTCACCACGGCCGAGGTGGTCGTCGGCAACGCGGTGGACCTGCAGTTCACCAGAGAGATGGACGATCGGACGGGTTTCCCCGAGCTCGTGGTTCAAACGCACAAATCTGACAGTTGAAGGAGTAAAAACAGGTTCAACAGAAACAGTTGCTGTCGTTTATTATGTGGGAAagattatatttatatcatgttGTAAAAGGTTTCCACTGggagaaataaaagaacagaCCGACCATAGCGTAAAAGTACTTCACAACAAGTAAAAGTAATTTCAAATCTTACTTATCGTTTTCCAAGATGGCTCtgatgtttacatgcacatgaatttattgaaatataaaagtcCTCAGAGATTCCTGCAGAATTCAAATACATCGGCATAACTGTCCGAAAATACGTGAACATAAATGGAATTGGTGACGAGAGGTGCCTGCGCAGAGCccaaaggatattaaaagactAGAGATACAGAAGAATCAGCTGACGTATCACCAGACTACAgcagcagtgttttgtttttcttgtgtagcatTAAGGGACTACAACTCGTATTTCTGTGttgcaaaatgacaataaacaataaacaaacatagaTAAACTCCTTTCGGCTGCATTCTCCTGTAACTTTTGGGGGATTTTGGTCGGAGGGCTGCAGGTTTAGCATCTCTGTGATCGATGGCGACTGTCAAAAGATGTGTTTTAAACCGTATTGAGCTTGTTTTGATGATATTTTACGTCTTGCAGAAGATATTTTCTGAATCTGCTCTGGTTTATTTTCAGAGTAGAAGTGCACAAAGTAATGGTGCATCAAACAGCCAATGTATGATGTAGATGTTGCATGTTTTGGCTGTGCAGAGAGACTGATTAAAACATCATCTTTAGTGTGAGTTAACACAACATCCAAGATGAAAAGCTCCTCTTTGAGCATCTTCAGGGGATGCGGTTGGTCTTGAGCTCCAGCAGCCAATGGCAGCGGCTCCGCGGGGGTCGCAGCTTTCTGCTAATAGATGTTAAACTGAGCAGCGGCCTTTCAGAGCCTCTGACCCCCCTGGTTGTGACAAGACAAAGCGTGAAACCCCCCCGAAGGATTAGCTAAGACCTCGGCTCGGTCACGGCCGCCGCCGCGAAGAAAGGAAGAGCTCCGCTGGCCGTGTGGCGGCGGGtcggagggaggagagaggggaacgGTAACAGCCTTTTGATGGAATCCAGTTTGTGGAGTCTAATTGGACCTCAGACTGACGTCTTCCTTCAtcagcatgaaaacacacactgtagtttattttgactcaataacacatataaatacattctagaacaccaaatgtggattaatccgctgctgaaaatagtccctagcTGTTTTAGGagtctttttagtttttttaaagacatatatttgtgttataACGATTACAAACGATGGCCTTTGGGCTGAgagcaacgtatcctcatacagcggtttgtatgatatcttatgaatagttcttttttgctcttttttctaCGAATGCCCAGCAACACGAGTAAACAGtgtgtttaggcaacaaaaccacttggttatgTTTCAGGAAAGATCCCGGTTCGGTTTCAAATGACTACAGAAGTGGCGTTactgacattcagagcattaatatataatcaaacaactattatctatgtaaagacatagtggagtaatgtctacctgagcagagaatgaaggcACTCTacttctgtgtttgttgtaatccaagcttctctgtgctttgttgataATATGGTGTTGCAGAAGTTTAGCACCCACCCTCCGCTTCCCCATCAGCTAaacactgttgccattgtttgcactgttagctgctagctgcagGCCCAAcggtcaccatgttgagaggcATGTGGAGGCAATACATATGCTCTGAATCTCGTAATCAACACCTTTAAGAACTcaagttacataacaaaaaaaagtcaaacatggAATTTTTCACGTGTAACGCtaacagcggcctcctgggtgaaagtctggtTCCTCCTTCCTATGCCGACTTTATGCTACGTCACCAGACCTGTCTcattattacaaatatattaCATGAGTTATATGTATGAATTATAATGCATTACTTTTTGTAGGTACGATCAGTGTATGAGAACAGTCTGCTGAGAGCTACAGGTCGTGTGAGAACGGTGTACAGGACTTTTTGGTTCCTTTCTGGTTCTCAGGTTGCAGAGTTTTGGGGTTCTGTTGTTGACATTTACGATGCACAACGCATAGTTTTTTGGAGACGTTTCCTCTTTTTGAATGGAAAGAGAGTCTGTGTGTTCCGGTGAAAACTGGACTGGAGTTTCTACAAATATCAGCATTTGAAATAATGTAGTTTAGCCATAAtactaaaaaaagaacaaaataacaaatatgttcTATGATGCTGGTGGGAAAACAGTTATTAATACTCATGTATTAATATGAGGAAGGTTACAGTCTCTTCATCGCTCCACACAGATGTGAAGTCCAAATTTATTCAATTCTGTTTCCATTGCACTTTGCTTTTTGCAACAACTTCCATGACACATGTATAAACTTATTTTAGATAGttggacttttctttttaatattaagatatcattttattattttgttttcagaatACCCTCTGTTTTTACAAATTCATATTGTGCATCATAGAATATCGGGATATAATGGAATAGAATATCTATCTGTAGAGAAATTAAAGTcgctgcaatttttttttttatatcttaatcTGCCAAAAGAAATTAAAATCTGAAATTCTAAATCtgaagaagtgtttttttattgaacagctttcaaataatgtttaatttgttttgaattaatcaaaaagtgcaaaaaacaacCAGCATGGTTCTCGTCTGGATGGAAACTCAGAATACTTTTGGTGTCTTTGCCGTGTTGGTGTTTCCTTCAGGAGGACGAGGCGACTCGTCAGCAGGGCAGCCGGCCCTCCGCCACATTAAAGCTCCGCTACAAAGCGTCCCCGCTGCAgctttgtgcttttgttttgcttgtgtcGAAGCAGCATGGTGGCCGAAATAAAGCGTTGGTGGTCTGCCCCAGCTGCCCCCCCGGGAGGCAGGTTTCTACACATCCAACTAAAGCCGCTCAGTTCTTGTCGCTGACAAATTGGAAGGCGGCGCAGCAGCCCAAAGCGGATGTTCTGGATTTGAAATGTGGCGTTTGATCTATAAAGATCATCCTCGATTCCTTTCCTCACCCCTCCCCCGTCTTTAGATGGTTTCTTCATGTGTCCGAGGTGATTAAACAttcactgtgttgtttttcctctgtgctCACGTACACTTCTTTACATTCCCACAGAAGAAAGAGTTGACCTCATTTGAAACGTCGGTGAATAACAAGTTATCGTGATGTTagttgtttattaatgtttcagGGCGACGCTGGCGGTTGGCGTCCCGCTGTGAGGCACCAATTACATTTTACTGTGAGGCTCTTGCTGGACAAAGAGTTGACTTTAATCTCTGCACCGCTGCAGTGTTGAAGACCGCCGAGGTTGTGTGTTCACACTGCAGCTcgatgtttctgtttttgttcatggaaaaacattcaaagttgttgaagaaataattaaaaatatgaaagcTGCCAAATGAGGCATACATCCAGAAACAacttttaatatgtttaaactCCTTCTTGTCCTTTCTCTTTTGTCGTGTTTTACGTCTCAATTTTAGCCGACATGTTTGCGGTTTGTCTTCACACTGTAGCTCAAAtctttattaataaagttaaatatacTTATACGAGCTCACAGTCACAGTGGAAGAAGACAGGAGTGAGTCGATTGACAGATAATGGCAATTTATACCTTAAACTTCTTTAAGTTGTTTTGGTGTCAGTTCTTCTTTACATCAACTCCAGTAAGAACGGAGTTGTGTTGTTTCTGCAAATGTCTCTACAAATCAACCCCACTAGGAAAACATACGATTGTTTGCAGGAAATCTACAGGAGAATGATATTACGGAGTCTCTGTAAATTGCTTTTGTGTACCGTCGGAGAAAAAAACTTTCTCAGAGAAACTTGTGACCTTGCTGTTCTCAGTGGTCTTAAAACCAGACaggctttatggtctgtttgactctaaatggagcatcatttactaaatgaacatcatgctgtattgaagaagacttgaaactagagattgagaccataaactcatgtttacaatgtttactgagggaataaatcaagagagaagtagagtcattttctcatagacttctatacaaccagaggagtcgccccctggtggacaggagagagaatgcagctttaagacacttcagcaatggcttcacttttcagaaccggaggttgtcgCCTGGTTTGAAGTAAGAACGAGTTGTACATTCATGTGCTCACTTCacgctgtgattggtcagctgtGTGTGGATGACCAATAAGATTGAGTGAACGGTGTGTGCAGGTGCTAATGGGAGTTGTAGGAATCGTAATGTCACGTTTCAATGACTGAAATGGCAACATCGACATCTGAAAAGGAAGTGTTTTTGAGCAGCAGACTTTGGGACGATCACCGCCCACTGCCGACCAACCAGCCGGACCAAACGCCACCGATCTGCCCCAgggaccagaggaggaggactctgtgtttacatcatgatgcttggtgctcaaacacagt
This window of the Anoplopoma fimbria isolate UVic2021 breed Golden Eagle Sablefish chromosome 18, Afim_UVic_2022, whole genome shotgun sequence genome carries:
- the LOC129107460 gene encoding bifunctional protein GlmU-like isoform X1 encodes the protein MTSAGGGSTLEVHAVRFGPGQELMGSLQAFVEERRLRAPFIITCVGSVTKATLRLANATATNTNEVIHLSGRFEIVSLVGTLNRDAHVHICLSDGEGRTVGGHVIGDLEVFTTAEVVVGNAVDLQFTREMDDRTGFPELVVQTHKSDS
- the LOC129107460 gene encoding bifunctional protein GlmU-like isoform X2: MGSLQAFVEERRLRAPFIITCVGSVTKATLRLANATATNTNEVIHLSGRFEIVSLVGTLNRDAHVHICLSDGEGRTVGGHVIGDLEVFTTAEVVVGNAVDLQFTREMDDRTGFPELVVQTHKSDS